The following coding sequences lie in one Thermoplasmata archaeon genomic window:
- the psmA gene encoding archaeal proteasome endopeptidase complex subunit alpha: MQPGQMAYDRAITVFSPDGRLFQVEYARVAVTRGNTTVGLKFKNGIVLMADKKIGSRLVETSSIEKIFQIDEHVGAATSGLVADARVLVDYARLVAQINKVTYSERIGVDLLVKRICDYKQNYTQYGGVRPFGTALLVAGVDDLGTHLFETDPSGALMSYKADSIGQGRQAVMELLEEKYKEGMNQDDVMVLGLQALQKASEGEKLDARAIEVGIIVEGERFRRLSEAEVGQYLSRMPTAS; this comes from the coding sequence ATGCAGCCGGGCCAGATGGCGTACGACCGCGCAATCACGGTCTTCAGCCCCGACGGACGACTCTTCCAGGTGGAGTACGCTCGTGTCGCGGTCACACGCGGCAACACGACGGTCGGCCTGAAGTTCAAGAACGGGATTGTCCTCATGGCGGACAAGAAGATCGGCTCGCGGCTCGTCGAGACCTCGTCGATCGAGAAGATCTTCCAGATCGACGAGCACGTCGGCGCGGCGACCTCGGGCCTCGTGGCGGACGCCCGGGTGCTCGTGGACTACGCGCGGCTCGTCGCGCAGATCAACAAGGTCACGTACAGCGAGCGGATCGGCGTCGACCTGCTCGTCAAGCGGATCTGCGATTACAAGCAGAACTACACGCAATACGGCGGCGTCCGGCCGTTCGGGACCGCCCTCCTCGTCGCCGGTGTGGACGACCTCGGGACCCATCTTTTCGAGACCGACCCGAGCGGAGCGCTCATGTCGTACAAGGCGGACAGCATCGGCCAGGGCCGCCAGGCGGTCATGGAGCTCCTCGAAGAGAAGTACAAGGAGGGGATGAACCAGGACGATGTGATGGTCCTGGGTCTCCAGGCCCTGCAGAAGGCGTCCGAAGGCGAGAAGCTCGATGCCCGCGCGATCGAGGTCGGGATCATCGTCGAGGGCGAGCGGTTCCGGCGGCTCTCCGAAGCCGAGGTCGGACAGTACCTGTCGCGGATGCCGACCGCGTCCTAG
- a CDS encoding Rpp14/Pop5 family protein, which translates to MSTRRPRYRYIAFRVDGARAFSRREVVAALRDASEPLWLVSFESPLGLVRSTNLRKDRAIRALQTVTAIAGEPVRVTTLGTSGTIRRASAKYL; encoded by the coding sequence GTGAGCACGCGACGCCCGCGGTACCGCTACATCGCCTTCCGAGTGGATGGAGCCCGAGCCTTCAGCCGGCGTGAGGTCGTGGCGGCGCTCCGCGATGCATCGGAGCCCCTGTGGCTCGTCTCCTTCGAGAGCCCGTTGGGTCTCGTGCGATCGACGAACCTCCGGAAGGACCGGGCGATTCGCGCGCTCCAGACCGTCACGGCGATTGCCGGCGAGCCGGTCCGAGTGACGACCCTCGGCACATCCGGCACGATTCGGCGGGCGAGCGCGAAGTACCTTTGA